A section of the Paralichthys olivaceus isolate ysfri-2021 chromosome 16, ASM2471397v2, whole genome shotgun sequence genome encodes:
- the LOC109642135 gene encoding gap junction delta-4 protein-like: MMRTTDLLFITISHNVSFIGKTWWVLMLVLRALSVLLAGFTLFSDEQERFICNTIQPGCSNVCFDAFSPMSVLRLWFFHLILLCLPNVLFATHVVHRLLSHPHSGASCSDRSRGASLENSSSSGELSLHKAPLHDLPREWGAPRFYCAYFFAVILRILLEVVFGAVQFFLFGLSVPKSFLCYEAPCTSGVECYVSRPTEKTLMLNFMLGVSSLSVLLSLVDLVSSMKAMVRWRRTKKMLMEELSKGEQSSMFTTTTMAEDNDVLPTRRISPSGRSTEADKDENQAAGVVSNGELLSTITNGGPTRKTSVSTNEKSPDDKDTKADMPRSPTPMSNPVPSPFVLHTHLRPPLSPRPDRGPLSPRVPPMGVKQLQCQSSPAEMNSSQQSDSSESQDKRAWV, encoded by the exons ATGATGAGAACAACGGATCTTCTCTTCATCACCATCAGCCATAATGTGTCCTTCATCG GCAAAACCTGGTGGGTGCTGATGCTGGTTCTACGTGCTCTCTCCGTCCTGCTGGCCGGTTTCACTCTCTTCAGCGACGAGCAGGAGAGATTCATCTGTAACACCATCCAACCAGGCTGCTCCAATGTCTGTTTTGATGCATTTTCTCCCATGTCCGTCCTCCGTCTCTGGTTCTTCCACCTCATTCTTCTCTGTCTGCCAAATGTGCTGTTTGCAACCCACGTCGTGCACAGACTGTTGTCACATCCTCACTCTGGAGCCTCCTGCAGCGACAGGAGTCGAGGAGCTTCACTCGAGAACTCCAGCTCTTCCGGAGAACTGTCCCTGCATAAAGCTCCTCTTCATGACCTCCCTCGTGAATGGGGAGCGCCACGTTTCTACTGCGCTTACTTCTTCGCTGTTATTCTGCGAATCCTTCTCGAGGTGGTATTCGGAGCGGTCCAGTTTTTTCTCTTTGGATTGTCGGTTCCAAAGAGCTTCCTCTGTTACGAGGCTCCCTGCACATCTGGGGTCGAATGCTACGTCTCCAGACCCACAGAAAAGACCTTGATGCTGAACTTCATGCTGGGTGTTTCCTCCCTGTCCGTTCTGCTCAGTTTGGTCGACCTGGTGAGCTCCATGAAGGCAATGGTGCGATggaggaggacgaagaagaTGCTGATGGAGGAGTTGAGTAAAGGGGAGCAAAGCAGCATGTTCACAACGACAACCATGGCTGAAGACAACGACGTTCTTCCAACCAGAAGAATCAGCCCGAGTGGACGCTCAACGGAGGCCGACAAGGATGAAAATCAGGCGGCTGGTGTTGTGTCAAATGGTGAACTCCTCTCAACAATAACGAATGGCGGGCCGACCCGTAAAACTAGTGTATCGACCAATGAGAAGAGCCCAGATGACAAAGACACTAAGGCGGACATGCCTCGTTCACCTACTCCTATGAGCAATCCTGTGCCAAGTCCCTTTGTCCTCCACACCCACCTGAGACCTCCGCTTTCCCCCCGCCCAGACAGGGGGCCGCTGAGCCCCAGGGTGCCACCGATGGGTGTCAAACAGCTGCAGTGCCAGAGCAGCCCGGCCGAAATGAACTCAAGCCaacagtctgacagcagcgaGTCCCAGGACAAGAGGGCGTGGGTGTGA
- the LOC109642133 gene encoding leukotriene B4 receptor 1-like, translated as MSNNQTGPAVGDSNLEDDSVVSNDFSTSFGAIILGLVCLLGVPGNFFIVWSILARIRQRSVTTILILNLACADGFLMILTIFFIVYLAKQTWVFGNALCKGLFYLCNSNMYASIFLITLMSVHRMVAVVFPMKLPSVASKKIVRRVIVTMWVMVLLIALPSLVFRDVREDNNERNTTRRVCAPNHTLPRHVRFQYAFETVTGFILPYAIIITCYVLILRRLRQTKFQRKIRSEKLILAIVVMFGAFWLPYHVINMLQVAAQWYPEDSPTREILDHITQSSRAVTSALAFISSCANPVLYTFAGKSYIKKNGFTFMAKLFEGVTSDQSGKKNEVETQNCVYTLDSK; from the exons ATGAGTAACAATCAGACTGGTCCAGCTGTGGGAGACTCGAACCTTGAGGACGACAGCGTCGTGAGCAACGACTTCTCCACGTCCTTCGGTGCCATCATCCTCGGCCTGGTCTGCCTCCTGGGCGTCCCTGGCAACTTCTTCATCGTCTGGAGCATCCTGGCGCGCATCCGACAACGCTCAGTCACCACCATCCTCATCCTCAACCTGGCGTGTGCCGACGGCTTCCTCATGATCCTCACCATCTTCTTCATCGTCTACCTGGCCAAGCAGACGTGGGTCTTCGGTAACGCGTTGTGCAAAGGCCTGTTCTACCTGTGCAACTCCAACATGTACGCGTCCATCTTCCTGATCACGCTGATGAGCGTGCACAGGATGGTGGCGGTGGTGTTTCCGATGAAACTGCCCTCCGTGGCCAGCAAGAAGATTGTGAGGAGGGTGATCGTGACCATGTGGGTGATGGTGCTGCTCATTGCCCTTCCCTCGCTGGTGTTTCGGGACGTAAGAGAAGACAATAACGAGAGGAACACAACGAGAAGGGTTTGTGCGCCCAATCACACCCTTCCTCGACAT GTGCGTTTTCAGTACGCCTTTGAGACGGTGACAGGATTCATTCTTCCTTACGCCATCATCATAACCTGCTATGTTCTCATCCTGCGGCGCCTGAGGCAGACCAAGTTCCAGAGGAAGATCCGCAGCGAGAAACTCATCCTGGCCATCGTGGTGATGTTCGGCGCTTTCTGGCTGCCGTACCACGTCATCAACATGCTGCAG gTGGCAGCTCAGTGGTACCCAGAGGATTCACCCACAAGAGAGAT attgGACCACATCACTCAGTCGAGTCGAGCCGTCACTTCAGCGTTGGCCTTCATCAGCAGCTGCGCCAACCCCGTCCTCTACACCTTCGCTGGGAAGTCCTACATCAAGAAGAACGGCTTCACCTTCATGGCGAAGCTCTTCGAGGGAGTGACGTCGGACCAATCggggaaaaaaaatgaggtCGAGACTCAAAACTGTGTTTATACACTAGATTCCAAATGA